AAATCAATAATTTTACTCATTTTTAAAAATTTTTAAAATTTCATTTGCAATTATTGTATGTCCTGTTTGATTTGGATGAACTGGTTCTGGTGCAAATGTCTCACTTTCTCTATATTCAAGATGATGTTGGAAAATTCTATGTAAGTTTATTAAATATGTTTTATATTTATTACTCATTTCCTGAACAATTTGAATATAATTTTCAATTTCTTTTAAAACAGTTCCTCTAAAACTATCTGTTTTATCTATTGTTATATAAAATGGTTCCATTAAAATTATTTTACAATCAAGTTTTTCAACTGTTCTTTGCAAAATATTGTTGTACCATTTTCTAAAACTTTCAGGTATATATTCTTCCAATAATTCATTTTTTCCTAAAACTCTATGAAGGTCATTTATTCCTATTAAAATAGTTAAAATATCTGGCTTATTATAAATAACATCATCTTCCCATCTATTATGAAGGTCTAAAACTGTATTTCCCCCTATTCCTTTATTTATTATTTCAAACTTTTTTTCTGGAAAAGTTGAAATTAAAAGGTCTCT
The sequence above is drawn from the bacterium genome and encodes:
- a CDS encoding SGNH/GDSL hydrolase family protein translates to MEKLLKEGEVNKILCIGDSITDCGRRDAFYPYGNGYVRIFRDLLISTFPEKKFEIINKGIGGNTVLDLHNRWEDDVIYNKPDILTILIGINDLHRVLGKNELLEEYIPESFRKWYNNILQRTVEKLDCKIILMEPFYITIDKTDSFRGTVLKEIENYIQIVQEMSNKYKTYLINLHRIFQHHLEYRESETFAPEPVHPNQTGHTIIANEILKIFKNE